A DNA window from Drosophila pseudoobscura strain MV-25-SWS-2005 chromosome 2, UCI_Dpse_MV25, whole genome shotgun sequence contains the following coding sequences:
- the Loxl1 gene encoding lysyl oxidase homolog 2A, with the protein MESQRLLLLLPLLLVLGLSCCRANSRLNVQNNHRNMMVRLATNKETRGGVRVLREGRVEVSFDFGATWGTICSTSWSMREANVVCRQLGLGFASKATQNTEHGDNRRYPWAMVGTLCRGTERRLAECTRESRYPNICDARNRNITVVACVRHSADLEIGLADIERTARLESVPMSRLTCAMEEHCLSADAYVIRQTKPHAERILLRFSVKATNVGNADVSPYANYKDWVWHQCHRHYHSMNVFATFDVYDLNYKKVAQGHKASFCLMDTECKPGFSRKYTCGNTTQGISVGCSDTYTDVLDCQWVDVTRVPVNRRYILRVALNPEYKLGEISFENNGAECVLDYTGVHETTRIFNCRRSPLWFKI; encoded by the exons ATGGAATCGCAACGCCTGCTCCTAttactgccgctgctgctggtgctcggATTGAGCTGCTGTCGAGCCAACAGTCGCCTGAACGTCCAGAACAATCACAGGAACATGATGGTGCGGCTCGCCACCAATAAGGAAACTCGCGGCGGGGTCAGAGTTCTGAGGGAGGGTCGCGTCGAGGTGAGCTTCGACTTTGGCGCCACTTGGGGCACCATTTGCAGCACCAGTTGGAGCATGCGGGAGGCGAATGTCGTGTGCCGGCAGCTGGGACTAGGCTTTGCCTCAAAGGCCACTCAGAACACGGAGCATGGGGACAACAGAAGGTATCCTTGGGCCATGGTGGGCACCCTCTGTCGTGGCACAGAGCGTCGCCTGGCCGAATGCACGCGGGAGTCGCGTTATCCGAACATTTGTGATGCCCGGAATAGGAATATAACCGTCGTGGCATGCGTACGCCACTCGGCGGATCTGGAAATTGGCCTTGCCGACATTGAAAGAACCGCCCGCCTGGAGTCGGTGCCCATGTCGCGACTCACCTGCGCCATGGAGGAGCACTGCTTGTCGGCGGACGCGTACGTCATACGGCAAACGAAGCCGCATGCGGAGAGAATCCTGCTGCGTTTCTCCGTCAAGGCCACCAATGTGGGAAATGCGGACGTGAGTCCGTATGCCAACTACAAGGATTGGGTGTGGCATCAGTGCCACAGGCACTACCACAGCATGAATGTCTTTGCCACATTCGATGTGTACGATCTGAACTACAAGAAGGTGGCCCAGGGGCACAAGGCCTCCTTCTGCCTGATGGACACGGAGTGCAAGCCCGGTTTCTCCAGGAAGTACACTTGTGGCAACACCACTCAGG GCATCTCTGTGGGCTGTTCAGACACCTACACCGATGTCCTCGACTGTCAGTGGGTGGACGTGACCCGGGTGCCGGTCAATCGGCGGTATATCCTGCGGGTTGCCCTCAATCCTGAGTACAAGCTGGGCGAAATATCCTTCGAGAACAACGGGGCCGAATGCGTTCTTGATTATACGGGCGTCCACGAAACGACGAGGATTTTCAACTGCCGACGTTCGCCATTGTGGTTTAAAATATAG
- the LOC4800730 gene encoding isochorismatase domain-containing protein 1: MRRAIGSTLYRLQPEKTLFMQCDIQEKFKPAIPLMIALIENTKKLLAAGKILKVPLLVTEQYPERLGKTISELDIQHACANIPKTKFSMIVEPIKKNMVDIFSGKPQTVVLFGLETHICVEQTAFDLINNKVDVWLVADCCASRLNQDRDLALERLRDIGCVITSAESVMFNLLNSKDHQAFKQVSALVRKVSADVQLWQRTKPPKK, from the exons ATGAGGAGAGCGATCGGTTCGACTCTTTACCGCCTGCAGCCAGAGAAAACCCTGTTTATGCAATGCGATATCCAAGAGAAGTTCAAACCGGCCATACCGCTGATGATTGCGCTCATAGAAAACACCAAGAAATTG TTGGCAGCTGGCAAGATCCTCAAGGTGCCCCTCCTGGTGACCGAACAATATCCCGAGAGGCTGGGCAAGACCATCTCCGAGCTGGACATTCAGCATGCCTGCGCCAACATACCAAAGACCAAGTTCAGCATGATCGTGGAGCCGATCAAGAAGAATATGGTTGACATTTTCAGCGGCAAGCCGCAGACGGTGGTTCTCTTTGGCCTGGAG ACCCACATCTGTGTGGAGCAAACGGCCTTTGACCTGATCAACAACAAGGTGGATGTGTGGCTGGTCGCCGACTGCTGTGCCTCGCGTCTCAATCAGGACCGGGACCTTGCTCTGGAGCGCCTGAGGGACATTGGATGCGTGATAACCAGCGCGGAGAGCGTGATGTTCAATCTGCTAAACAGCAAGGATCACCAGGCGTTCAAGCAGGTCTCGGCGCTGGTCAGGAAAGTTTCGGCGGATGTCCAGCTCTGGCAACGCACAAAGCCGCCAAAGAAGTGA
- the LOC4800729 gene encoding methylthioribose-1-phosphate isomerase, with protein MSLQSIKYTRGSLEILDQLLLPVQSKYLPVRGVEDGWKVINKMQVRGAPAIAIVGCLSLAVEIHPEEFDSKKSLRQELEGKLNYLVSARPTAVNMKMAADELLSLANDLTKDDNVDVAAMKQRFLNATEAMLKKDIADNRAIGAHGAKAILQLVAAAAGAPMSGPVRVLTHCNTGSLATAGYGTALGVVRQLSELGKLEHVYCTETRPYNQGARLTAYELVHEKFPATLVLDSMVAALLRAKNVAAVVVGADRVAANGDTANKIGTYQIAVVAKHHGVPFFVAAPLTSIDLHIPSGDHIIIEERPDREMTHVGEHRIAAPGINCWNPAFDVTPASLITGIITERGVFQPAQLKETITKLLET; from the exons ATGAGTCTACAATCGATCAAATACACTCGGGGCAGCCTGGAGATACTggaccagctgctgctgccggtgcAGTCCAAGTACCTGCCCGTCCGCGGTGTGGAGGACGGCTGGAAGGTCATCAACAAGATGCAG GTGCGAGGAGCCCccgccattgccattgtgGGTTGCCTGTCGCTGGCCGTCGAGATCCATCCGGAGGAGTTCGACAGCAAGAAATCGCTGCGGCAGGAGCTCGAGGGGAAGCTGAACTATTTGGTTTCGGCCCGGCCGACGGCAGTCAACATGAAAATGGCCGCCGACGAACTACTTTCGCTGGCCAATGACCTGACCAAGGATGACAACGTCGACGTGGCGGCCATGAAGCAAAG ATTCCTGAATGCCACCGAGGCGATGCTCAAGAAAGACATTGCCGATAATCGCGCGATCGGTGCCCACGGGGCCAAGGCCATTCTCCAGcttgtggctgctgcggcCGGAGCCCCGATGTCCGGTCCAGTGCGTGTTCTTACCCACTGCAACACGGGATCACTGGCCACAGCGGGCTACGGCACGGCTCTGGGCGTTGTACGTCAGCTGAGTGAGCTAGGAAAGTTGG AGCACGTATACTGCACAGAGACACGGCCGTACAACCAAGGTGCTCGGCTTACCGCCTATGAGCTGGTGCACGAGAAATTCCCCGCCACCCTGGTGCTGGACAGCATGGTGGCGGCCCTGCTGCGAGCCAAGAATGTGGCAGCCGTCGTTGTGGGAGCGGATCGC GTAGCGGCTAATGGCGACACGGCCAACAAGATCGGAACCTACCAGATTGCGGTGGTGGCCAAGCATCACGGTGTCCCCTTTTTTGTGGCCGCCCCCCTGACCTCCATCGATTTGCATATACCCAGCGGCGACCACATCATCATCGAGGAACGGCCCGATCGGGAAATGACCCATGTGGGCGAGCATCGGATCGCCGCACCGGGCATCAACTGCTGGAACCCCGCCTTCGATGTGACGCCCGCCTCCCTGATCACGGGCATCATCACGGAACGTGGCGTCTTCCAGCCGGCGCAACTGAAAGAGACGATAACCAAGCTGCTTGAAACATAA
- the Gprk2 gene encoding G protein-coupled receptor kinase 2: MELENIVANTVYLKAREGGSDSNKGKSKKWRKILQFPHISQCINLKDKLDISYGYVIDQQPIGRELFRQFCENKRPIYFRYIVFLEQVVKYEIEYIVNRIFMGHDIGRRFLDVEPQLELRNGGGLGGGDALDAETREELLLNSSNANPTETTTTTAETEHCNNTTANNCNNITSNSNSNINHKKLDTRNHNGDDHATAGGNTDDGDEGVECGDSNDDAAAEKAISAGGGGVGVGGGGGGASGIGGSADELVLDVLNDDLIAQVRNKLNSGGKDIFVQCVKAVKAFLAGEPFREFENSMYFHRYLQWKWLEAQPITYKTFRMYRVLGKGGFGEVCACQVRATGKMYACKKLEKKRIKKRKGESMVLIEKQILQKINSPFVVNLAYAYETKDALCLVLTIMNGGDLKFHIYNMGGEPGFELERARFYAAEVACGLQHLHKQGIVYRDCKPENILLDDHGHVRISDLGLAVEIPEGEMVRGRVGTVGYMAPEVIDNEKYAFSPDWFSFGCLLYEMIEGQAPFRMRKEKVKREEVDRRVKEDPEKYSSKFSDEAKSMCQQLLAKSIKQRLGCRNGRMGSQDVMAHPFFHSTQLNWRRLEAGMLEPPFVPDPHAVYAKDVLDIEQFSTVKGVNIDESDTNFYTKFNTGSVSISWQTEMMETECFRELNVFGPEECPTPDLQINATPEPDKAGCFPFRRKKKQPARTQPIPIPEHLLTTSHSVSSTTVES, translated from the exons GCGGTTCCGACAGCAACAAGGGAAAGAGTAAAAAATGGCGCAAAATATTACAATTTCCACACATATCGCAATGCATCAACCTGAAAGACAAATTAG ATATAAGCTATGGCTACGTGatagatcagcaacccattgGTCGTGAGCTCTTTCGACAGTTCTGCGAGAACAAGCGGCCCATCTACTTTCGCTATATCGTTTTTCTCGAGCAGGTGGTCAA ATACGAAATCGAGTACATTGTGAATCGCATATTTATGGGCCATGACATTGGACGGCGCTTCCTGGATGTTGAGCCGCAGCTGGAGCTGCGCAATGGCGGCGGTCTGGGCGGTGGCGATGCACTCGATGCGGAGACAcgggaggagctgctgctcaacAGCAGCAATGCCAATCCaaccgaaacaacaacaacaacagctgagACTGAACACTGCAACAATACCACCgccaacaactgcaacaacatcaccagcaacagcaacagcaacatcaatCACAAGAAGCTGGACACACGCAACCATAATGGGGACGACCATGCCACTGCCGGTGGCAACaccgacgacggcgacgaggGCGTCGAGTGCGGCGACAGTAATGACGATGCCGCCGCCGAGAAGGCGATCAGCGCTGGTGGaggcggagtcggagtcggaggtggtggcggtggtgccTCTGGCATTGGAGGATCTGCGGACGAACTGGTTCTGGACGTGCTCAACGATGATCTCATTGCGCAAGTGCGTAACAAACTGAACTCCGGCGGCAAGGACATCTTTGTCCAGTGCGTCAAGGCGGTGAAGGCGTTCCTGGCCGGCGAACCCTTCCGGGAGTTCGAGAACTCCATGTACTTTCATCG ATATCTGCAGTGGAAGTGGCTGGAGGCGCAGCCCATAACCTACAAAACATTTCGCATGTATCGTGTCCTCGGCAAGGGGGGCTTTGGCGAGGTCTGCGCCTGTCAG GTGCGGGCCACAGGGAAAATGTATGCGTGCAAAAAGCTGGAGAAAAAACGCATCAAGAAACGCAAGGGCGAGTCGATGGTGCTCATCGAGAAGCAGATACTGCAGAAAATCAACTCCCCCTTTGTGGTGAATCTGGCCTATGCGTACGAGACAAAGGACGCCCTCTGCCTGGTCCTGACCATCATGAATG GCGGCGATTTGAAATTCCACATTTACAACATGGGCGGGGAACCGGGCTTTGAGCTGGAGCGCGCCCGGTTCTATGCCGCGGAGGTGGCCTGCGGGCTGCAGCATCTGCACAAGCAGGGCATCGTCTACAGGGACTGCAAGCCGGAGAACATACTGCTCGACGATCACGGTCATGTGCGCATCTCCGACCTGGGCCTGGCCGTCGAGATACCCGAGGGCGAGATGGTGCGGGGACGCGTGGGCACAGTGG GCTACATGGCGCCGGAGGTTATTGACAATGAGAAGTACGCCTTCTCGCCGGATTGGTTCAGCTTTGGCTGCCTGCTGTACGAGATGATCGAGGGCCAGGCACCATTCCGTATGCGcaaggagaaggtcaagcgTGAGGAGGTGGACAGGCGCGTTAAG GAGGATCCCGAAAAGTATTCGAGCAAGTTTAGTGATGAAGCCAAATCCATGTGCCAACAGCTGTTAGCTAAATCGATAAAGCAGCGCCTCGGGTGCCGCAACGGGAGGATGGGCTCCCAGGATGTGATGGCCCATCCGTTCTTCCACTCCACGCAGCTGAATTGGCGCCGCCTGGAGGCTGGCATGCTCGAGCCGCCATTCGTGCCAGAC CCGCACGCCGTTTACGCCAAAGATGTGCTCGATATTGAACAGTTCTCGACGGTGAAGGGCGTCAATATCGACGAGTCCGACACGAATTTCTATACGAAATTCAACACCGGCTCGGTGTCCATTTCATGGCAGACTGAAATGATGGAAACGGAGTGTTTTCGCGAGCTGAACGTGTTCGGGCCCGAGGAGTGCCCGACGCCAGATTTGCAGATCAATGCCACGCCCGAACCGGACAAGGCCGGGTGCTTTCCCTTCCGGCGGAAG AAGAAGCAGCCGGCACGCACACAGCCCATACCCATTCCTGAGCATCTGTTAACCACTAGTCACAGCGTGTCCTCCACGACGGTGGAGAGCTGA